One window from the genome of Mumia sp. ZJ1417 encodes:
- a CDS encoding helix-turn-helix domain-containing protein, with the protein MVRLPLTPAEVERGQRLGALLRRARGERSMLATALDARVSPETLRKIESGRVATPAFSTIAAIADVLGLSLDAVWAEINPPAHGAEATADDRLTPERSAS; encoded by the coding sequence ATGGTCAGGTTGCCGCTCACACCCGCAGAGGTCGAGCGCGGACAGCGCCTCGGTGCGCTCTTGCGTCGCGCGAGGGGCGAGCGCTCGATGCTCGCGACCGCGCTCGATGCCCGTGTCTCGCCGGAGACTCTCCGCAAGATCGAGTCGGGCCGCGTCGCGACCCCCGCTTTCTCGACGATCGCGGCGATCGCCGACGTCCTCGGACTCTCGCTGGATGCGGTGTGGGCCGAGATCAACCCACCCGCCCACGGCGCCGAAGCGACCGCGGACGATCGCCTCACACCGGAGCGGTCAGCGTCGTAG
- a CDS encoding ATP-dependent DNA ligase, which produces MLLSEVVDTSRAVAATRSRLAKRAEIAALLRRTDPSVLALVVTYLSGELRQRRTGLGWASLRDLPPPADAPTLTIEETDAAFETMAGLAGPGSQTARAETAYALFSRATADEQRFLAGLVSGDVRQGALDSVVLDAVAEAADVPATAVRRAAMLQGASAPVALAAMTGGVEALAAVGLEPGRAVRPMLASSAPDVAEALDKVGPALPASVDTKLDGIRIQVHRVGDDVRVFTRSLDDITERVPQIAETVRGLAADPLVLDGEALIVERDGRPAPFQDIASLGATHPRDAAPDLRSSEDVRVLSPVFFDVLHADGDDLLDRPLHERLDVLERVAPGLGVPRLRTADAEEAQAFFADAVASGYEGVVVKSLDAPYDAGRRGAAWVKVKPRHTLDLVVLAVEWGSGRRKGWLSNIHLGARDPDGEFVMLGKTFKGMTDEMLAWQTDRFTELADGPTDSHVVQLRPEQVVEIAFDGVQRSPRYPGGVALRFARVLRYRDDKRPDDADTIEAVRSLL; this is translated from the coding sequence ATGCTCCTCTCCGAGGTCGTCGACACCTCGCGCGCCGTCGCCGCGACGCGGTCTCGCCTGGCGAAGCGGGCCGAGATCGCCGCGCTGCTGCGGCGTACGGACCCGAGCGTGCTCGCGCTCGTCGTGACCTACCTGTCCGGTGAGCTCCGCCAGCGTCGTACGGGGCTGGGGTGGGCGTCCTTGCGCGACCTCCCTCCTCCTGCGGACGCGCCGACCCTGACGATCGAGGAGACCGACGCGGCGTTCGAGACGATGGCCGGGCTCGCCGGTCCCGGATCGCAGACCGCCCGCGCCGAGACGGCGTACGCCCTGTTCTCCCGCGCGACGGCCGACGAGCAGCGCTTCCTCGCGGGACTGGTCTCGGGCGACGTCCGTCAGGGTGCCCTCGACTCGGTCGTGCTCGATGCCGTGGCCGAGGCCGCCGACGTGCCGGCAACTGCGGTGCGCCGCGCCGCGATGCTGCAGGGGGCGAGCGCGCCCGTCGCCCTCGCGGCGATGACCGGCGGAGTCGAGGCGCTCGCTGCTGTAGGCCTGGAGCCCGGCCGCGCCGTCCGCCCGATGCTCGCCTCGTCGGCGCCGGACGTCGCCGAGGCCCTCGACAAGGTTGGTCCCGCGCTGCCCGCCTCGGTCGACACCAAGCTCGACGGCATCCGCATCCAGGTGCACCGCGTCGGCGACGACGTCCGGGTCTTCACGCGCAGCCTCGACGACATCACCGAGCGGGTCCCGCAGATCGCCGAAACCGTACGGGGGCTGGCGGCCGACCCGCTCGTCCTCGACGGCGAGGCGTTGATCGTCGAGCGCGACGGACGGCCGGCGCCGTTCCAGGACATCGCGTCACTCGGCGCCACCCACCCCCGTGACGCCGCGCCCGACCTGCGCTCCAGCGAGGACGTCCGGGTGCTGTCGCCGGTGTTCTTCGACGTGCTGCACGCCGATGGCGACGACCTGCTCGACCGTCCGCTCCACGAACGGCTCGACGTGCTCGAGCGGGTCGCGCCCGGCCTCGGCGTGCCGAGGCTGCGTACGGCCGACGCCGAGGAGGCGCAGGCGTTCTTCGCCGATGCGGTGGCGTCCGGCTACGAGGGCGTGGTCGTGAAGTCGCTCGACGCCCCGTACGACGCGGGTCGCCGGGGTGCGGCGTGGGTCAAGGTCAAGCCGCGCCACACCCTCGACCTCGTCGTGCTCGCCGTCGAGTGGGGGTCGGGGCGCCGCAAGGGCTGGCTGAGCAACATCCACCTCGGCGCGCGCGATCCCGACGGCGAGTTCGTGATGCTGGGCAAGACGTTCAAGGGGATGACCGACGAGATGCTGGCGTGGCAGACCGATCGGTTCACCGAGCTGGCCGACGGACCGACCGACAGCCACGTGGTCCAGCTGCGGCCCGAGCAGGTCGTGGAGATCGCGTTCGACGGCGTGCAGCGCTCGCCGCGCTATCCCGGCGGTGTCGCGCTGCGGTTCGCGCGGGTGCTGCGCTACCGCGACGACAAGCGGCCCGACGACGCCGACACGATCGAAGCCGTACGGTCGCTCCTCTGA